The following proteins are encoded in a genomic region of Limosilactobacillus reuteri subsp. reuteri:
- the gatB gene encoding Asp-tRNA(Asn)/Glu-tRNA(Gln) amidotransferase subunit GatB — MNFQTTIGLEVHVELKTNSKIYSPSPVEYGDQPNANTNVIDWGYPGVLPSLNKGVVRDGIMAGLALHAQIAHHMHFDRKNYFYPDNPKAYQITQSDTPIAHDGWIEIEVNGKKKKIGIKEMHIEEDAGKNTHTSKYSYVDLNRQGTPLIEIVSKPDIASPEEAVAYLEALRQRIQFTGISDVKMEEGSMRVDTNISIRPIGSDKFGTKTEMKNINSFNYVRKALAFEEKRHQKVLMAGGHIGQETRRYDEATGETILMRTKEGSDDYRYFPEPDLPPVNVSDEWISEIESEMPEMPGERREHYVKDLGLTDYDAMVLTQTKEMSDFFEEAVKDGGDPKRVANYLMNDVNSYLNDKQVDLQDTKLTPSNLAGMVKLIEDGTISSKMAKKVFKGILDGEEPNAYAKEHGLVQLSDPAQLQPIVDEVLDNNEQSIEDFKNGKDRAVGYLMGQIMKQTRGKANPQVVTQLLMKSLKAK, encoded by the coding sequence ATGAACTTTCAAACAACAATCGGTCTAGAAGTCCACGTTGAATTAAAGACTAATTCAAAGATTTACAGTCCATCCCCCGTTGAATACGGTGACCAGCCTAATGCAAACACTAATGTCATCGACTGGGGTTACCCTGGTGTATTGCCAAGTTTAAATAAGGGTGTCGTTCGTGACGGAATCATGGCTGGACTTGCTCTTCATGCTCAAATTGCCCACCACATGCACTTTGATCGGAAGAACTACTTCTATCCTGATAACCCGAAAGCTTACCAGATTACTCAATCAGATACGCCAATTGCTCATGATGGTTGGATTGAAATTGAAGTAAACGGTAAGAAGAAAAAGATCGGTATCAAAGAAATGCACATTGAAGAAGATGCTGGTAAGAACACGCACACCAGTAAGTATTCATATGTTGACTTGAACCGGCAAGGAACACCGCTGATCGAAATTGTTTCTAAGCCAGATATTGCCTCGCCTGAAGAAGCAGTGGCTTACTTGGAAGCATTGCGTCAACGGATCCAATTTACGGGGATCTCTGACGTGAAGATGGAAGAAGGGTCCATGCGGGTTGATACCAACATCTCAATTCGGCCAATCGGTTCTGACAAGTTTGGGACCAAGACAGAAATGAAGAACATCAACTCCTTTAACTATGTTCGGAAGGCCCTCGCATTTGAAGAAAAACGGCATCAAAAAGTATTGATGGCTGGTGGACACATTGGTCAGGAAACGCGTCGTTATGATGAAGCGACTGGTGAGACTATTCTGATGCGGACAAAGGAAGGTTCTGATGATTACCGTTACTTCCCAGAACCAGACTTGCCACCAGTAAACGTTAGCGATGAATGGATTAGTGAAATTGAAAGCGAAATGCCAGAAATGCCTGGTGAGCGTCGTGAGCACTATGTTAAGGACCTTGGCTTAACTGATTACGATGCCATGGTTCTTACCCAGACTAAGGAAATGTCTGATTTCTTTGAAGAGGCTGTTAAGGACGGTGGCGATCCTAAGCGGGTAGCCAACTACTTAATGAACGATGTGAACTCATACTTGAACGATAAGCAAGTTGACTTACAAGATACCAAGCTTACTCCATCTAACCTTGCCGGTATGGTGAAGTTGATTGAAGACGGAACAATTTCTTCTAAGATGGCTAAGAAGGTCTTCAAGGGAATCTTAGATGGTGAAGAACCAAATGCTTACGCAAAGGAACACGGTCTTGTTCAGTTATCTGATCCTGCGCAACTACAGCCAATCGTTGATGAAGTCCTTGATAACAACGAACAATCAATTGAAGACTTTAAGAATGGTAAAGACCGGGCTGTCGGCTACTTAATGGGTCAAATCATGAAGCAAACGCGTGGTAAGGCTAACCCACAAGTTGTTACTCAATTATTGATGAAGTCTTTGAAGGCTAAATAG
- the gatA gene encoding Asp-tRNA(Asn)/Glu-tRNA(Gln) amidotransferase subunit GatA: protein MDFYQTSLSQLHDDLVNKKISATELTKETFDHIKGNEDQVKAFISLNEDQALKRAAEIDAKGISADQLTAGVPLAVKDNILTKGLTTTAASKMLENFNPVYDATVVEKLNAADYINVGKTNLDEFAMGSSTENSAFFTTHNPWDLTRVPGGSSGGSAAAVAAGDVLGALGTDTGGSIRMPASFNGVVGMKPTYGRVSRWGIIAFGSSFDQVGWLTQNVKDNALLTALISGNDERDMTSSLKEVPDWAAQLNENTNVKGLRIAVPKEYFDGLDEDVQEVIKAALDHLESLGAIVDEVSLPHTKYGVPAYYILASSEASSNLQRYDGIRYGFRAADVKNLEDVYVRSRSEGFGEEVKRRIMLGTFSLSAGFYDAYFNKAAKVRRLIAQDFEDVFKDHDVIVGATGASTAFKIGAEIDDPQTMYMNDVLTVPVNMAGLPAMSIPAGFSAKNGMPVGLQIIGKAFDEQTVYNTGYVFEQTTDFHKKTPKLGGQN, encoded by the coding sequence ATGGATTTTTACCAAACAAGCTTGAGTCAATTGCACGATGACTTGGTAAATAAGAAAATTAGTGCAACTGAATTAACCAAGGAAACTTTTGACCACATTAAGGGTAACGAAGATCAAGTTAAAGCCTTCATCAGCTTAAATGAGGACCAAGCACTAAAGCGGGCAGCTGAGATTGATGCAAAAGGTATTAGTGCTGATCAATTAACTGCAGGGGTTCCGCTTGCAGTTAAGGATAATATTTTAACTAAGGGCCTTACAACGACGGCTGCTTCTAAGATGCTTGAAAACTTTAACCCCGTATATGACGCGACAGTTGTTGAAAAGTTAAATGCCGCTGATTACATCAATGTTGGTAAGACTAACCTTGATGAATTTGCCATGGGATCATCTACTGAAAATTCAGCATTCTTTACGACTCATAACCCATGGGATCTTACACGGGTTCCTGGTGGTTCTTCCGGTGGTTCTGCTGCTGCTGTTGCGGCCGGAGATGTTTTAGGTGCGCTTGGTACTGATACTGGTGGTTCTATTCGGATGCCTGCTTCCTTTAACGGTGTCGTTGGGATGAAGCCTACATACGGTCGTGTATCGCGGTGGGGAATCATTGCCTTTGGTTCAAGTTTTGACCAAGTCGGCTGGTTGACCCAAAATGTTAAGGATAATGCCTTGTTGACCGCCCTCATCAGTGGAAATGATGAACGGGATATGACATCCTCACTTAAAGAAGTTCCAGACTGGGCAGCCCAATTAAACGAAAATACGAATGTTAAAGGCTTACGGATTGCTGTGCCAAAGGAATACTTTGATGGCTTAGACGAAGATGTTCAAGAAGTAATCAAGGCTGCTTTGGACCACTTAGAATCCCTCGGCGCAATTGTTGATGAAGTAAGTTTGCCACACACCAAGTATGGGGTTCCTGCTTACTACATTTTAGCCTCATCTGAAGCATCTTCTAACCTCCAACGTTACGATGGTATCCGTTATGGCTTCCGAGCTGCTGATGTTAAGAACTTGGAAGACGTTTATGTTCGTTCTCGTTCGGAAGGTTTCGGTGAAGAAGTTAAGCGGCGGATTATGTTAGGGACATTCTCTCTATCTGCTGGTTTCTATGATGCCTACTTTAATAAGGCCGCTAAAGTTCGTCGTCTTATTGCCCAAGATTTTGAAGACGTATTTAAGGATCATGATGTAATCGTTGGTGCTACTGGTGCTTCAACGGCATTTAAGATTGGTGCGGAGATTGACGATCCACAAACTATGTACATGAACGATGTATTGACTGTTCCCGTTAATATGGCCGGTCTTCCTGCAATGTCCATTCCTGCTGGCTTCTCTGCTAAAAATGGCATGCCAGTTGGTCTGCAAATCATCGGAAAAGCATTTGACGAACAAACAGTTTATAACACTGGATATGTCTTTGAACAGACAACTGATTTCCATAAGAAGACACCAAAGTTAGGAGGTCAAAATTAA
- the gatC gene encoding Asp-tRNA(Asn)/Glu-tRNA(Gln) amidotransferase subunit GatC, whose protein sequence is MASKITEQQVEHVAELAKLEFPKDELGKFTTQLGNIIDMFEDLEAVDTDGVEPMTSATDRVNVMREDKAVKSSKDEQEALLNNAPETDGGYIKVPAILDESEDGE, encoded by the coding sequence ATGGCCAGTAAAATCACTGAGCAACAAGTAGAACACGTTGCTGAACTTGCTAAGCTTGAGTTCCCTAAGGATGAACTTGGTAAGTTTACCACTCAACTAGGAAACATTATTGATATGTTTGAAGACCTCGAAGCGGTTGATACCGATGGCGTTGAACCAATGACATCAGCAACCGATCGGGTAAATGTAATGCGTGAAGATAAGGCAGTTAAGAGTTCTAAAGACGAACAAGAAGCCTTGCTTAACAATGCTCCTGAAACTGATGGTGGCTACATCAAGGTTCCAGCAATTCTTGACGAAAGTGAGGACGGCGAATAA
- a CDS encoding CamS family sex pheromone protein, whose product MKRKAKKIAVSAAVLMCTVLLASCGFGGKSSSKNYSTTGSSNGTYQGVIKNGRYRTSKARGINVSQNDNQYNLKSFESGLTQVSKRVFSTKSYIFQEGQYLSSGTIENWLGRKTKSNPEGLNPAQGKKSNPNPVYIQQIEEQDYMQESGNSMKLRGITIGIGINSEYNYQTKTGGPTLTKKISDSEVRRQGEIAAQKVLQRVRKKSGVGNVPIVIALYKQAPDDSLVGGTFFAYSKNSGNTISSWRKLNYKNVVLPKASAATTNSSDQTDDDSFSNFKSQIQSFFPNLSGVTAQAQYENGTLSGMHITVTTQFYSQSEITSFTQYITRAAKKYLPNGIPIDIKIQSDSEIQAVVYRNAGSDNFQSHIFDSY is encoded by the coding sequence GTGAAGCGAAAGGCAAAAAAAATAGCCGTTAGTGCTGCCGTTTTGATGTGTACTGTTTTGCTTGCATCATGTGGTTTTGGAGGAAAGTCGTCATCGAAAAACTATTCAACGACTGGTTCAAGTAATGGTACTTATCAAGGTGTGATTAAAAATGGTCGTTACCGAACAAGTAAAGCTCGAGGTATAAATGTCTCACAAAATGATAATCAATATAACCTTAAAAGCTTTGAAAGTGGTTTGACTCAGGTTTCAAAACGGGTCTTTTCAACAAAAAGCTATATTTTCCAAGAAGGTCAATACCTTAGTAGTGGGACGATTGAAAACTGGCTTGGCCGAAAAACAAAGAGTAATCCTGAAGGGCTAAACCCTGCTCAAGGAAAGAAGAGTAATCCTAACCCAGTCTATATTCAACAAATTGAAGAACAAGATTATATGCAAGAAAGTGGTAATTCCATGAAATTGCGGGGGATTACGATTGGGATTGGAATAAATTCCGAATACAACTACCAAACTAAGACAGGAGGACCAACTTTAACTAAGAAGATTAGTGATAGTGAGGTTCGTCGTCAAGGTGAAATCGCGGCACAAAAGGTTCTACAACGAGTGCGGAAAAAATCAGGCGTTGGAAATGTTCCGATCGTGATTGCACTATACAAACAAGCACCAGATGATAGTTTAGTTGGTGGTACATTCTTTGCTTATAGCAAGAATAGTGGTAATACGATTAGTAGCTGGCGGAAGTTAAATTATAAGAATGTAGTCCTTCCAAAGGCTAGTGCAGCAACAACTAATAGTTCTGATCAAACTGATGACGATAGTTTCTCAAACTTTAAGAGTCAGATTCAAAGTTTCTTCCCTAACTTGAGCGGAGTTACAGCGCAAGCACAATATGAAAATGGAACTTTGTCGGGGATGCACATTACTGTTACTACTCAGTTCTATAGTCAAAGTGAAATTACTAGTTTTACCCAATATATTACCCGGGCAGCGAAGAAGTACCTGCCTAATGGGATTCCGATTGATATTAAGATTCAATCTGATTCAGAAATTCAGGCGGTTGTTTATCGGAATGCTGGTTCTGATAACTTCCAGTCGCATATTTTTGATTCTTATTAA
- the ligA gene encoding NAD-dependent DNA ligase LigA yields MSEKQTPVKELTLQEAQDEIKPLRAKLTKWGKEYYEQDNPTVEDHVYDRAYQRLVQLEEQFPQLVSADSPTQRVGGATESQLTKVRHEIPMLSMGDVFSIEELMDFNQRQQENRDVEVEPEYNLELKIDGLSLSLVYENGKLVQGSTRGNGTIGEDVTANVRTIKSVPAELPEPLSIEVRGECYMPKAAFAKLNAKREAEGLPVFANPRNAAAGSLRQLDPKVTAQRELDTFMYYVPEYQKIGVKTQAEALDRMRELGFNVNPNNRVVHNRDEIEKYIEEYTAQRDKLTYGIDGIVEKVNDLDTEVALGNTVKVPRWEIAYKFPPEEQATIVRDIVWTVGRTGNVTPTAVMDPVQLAGTTVSRASLHNPDYLREKDIRIGDTVYLHKAGDIIPEISKVDLTKRPADSVEYEIPTKCPVCGSELVHLDGEVALRCINPMCPAQIKEGLAHFASRNAMNIDGLGPRIIEQLWDKELIHDVAGLYRLNHDQLLTLDKFGEKSTANLLTSIDNSRNNSVERLLFGLGIRHVGAKAARIIMEHFGDLDSLMKADADEISAISGIGPTIGESIVTYFANQQVVKLIDELREVGVNFAYLGSRSNANPDSEWNGRRVVLTGKLTEMTRGEAKSWLENHGAKVTESVSKKTDIVIAGADAGSKLTKAQNLGIDVWNEQQFSQAMKEEQ; encoded by the coding sequence ATGAGTGAAAAACAGACGCCAGTAAAAGAATTAACCCTTCAAGAAGCTCAAGATGAGATTAAGCCATTACGAGCAAAATTGACTAAGTGGGGAAAAGAATATTATGAACAAGACAATCCAACTGTAGAGGATCATGTGTATGATCGTGCTTATCAGCGATTAGTACAGCTGGAAGAACAATTTCCCCAATTGGTCTCTGCTGATTCGCCAACCCAACGAGTAGGAGGAGCAACAGAAAGCCAATTAACAAAAGTTCGGCACGAAATTCCGATGTTATCGATGGGGGATGTCTTTTCGATTGAAGAATTGATGGACTTTAACCAACGACAACAGGAAAATCGGGATGTCGAAGTTGAGCCCGAATATAATCTCGAACTAAAAATCGATGGCCTTTCTCTTTCACTTGTTTACGAGAATGGAAAGTTAGTTCAAGGTTCTACGCGTGGCAATGGAACGATTGGTGAAGATGTTACTGCTAATGTCCGAACTATCAAGTCAGTTCCCGCAGAATTGCCAGAACCATTATCGATCGAGGTTCGGGGCGAATGTTATATGCCAAAAGCGGCTTTTGCAAAGTTAAATGCTAAACGCGAAGCAGAAGGATTGCCGGTTTTTGCTAATCCCCGGAATGCAGCAGCCGGAAGTTTGCGGCAACTAGATCCGAAAGTAACGGCGCAGCGTGAACTAGATACATTTATGTATTATGTTCCTGAATATCAAAAGATAGGCGTTAAGACCCAAGCGGAAGCACTTGATCGTATGCGAGAATTAGGTTTTAATGTTAATCCTAATAATCGGGTTGTTCATAACCGTGATGAAATTGAGAAGTATATTGAAGAATATACAGCTCAACGAGACAAGCTCACTTACGGGATCGATGGAATTGTTGAAAAAGTAAACGACCTTGATACGGAAGTTGCCCTTGGGAATACAGTTAAGGTGCCACGCTGGGAAATTGCTTATAAATTCCCTCCCGAAGAGCAAGCAACGATTGTCCGTGATATTGTCTGGACTGTCGGTCGGACCGGCAATGTAACGCCAACAGCAGTTATGGACCCAGTTCAATTGGCGGGTACAACAGTTAGTCGAGCTTCTTTGCATAATCCTGATTACTTGCGTGAAAAAGATATTCGAATTGGTGATACTGTTTACCTGCATAAAGCGGGTGACATTATTCCTGAAATTTCAAAAGTAGATCTAACTAAACGTCCTGCAGATTCAGTTGAATATGAGATTCCAACGAAGTGTCCGGTCTGTGGCTCGGAATTAGTTCATCTTGATGGTGAAGTTGCGTTACGCTGTATTAATCCAATGTGTCCAGCACAGATTAAAGAAGGCTTAGCACATTTCGCTTCTCGGAATGCCATGAATATCGATGGGCTTGGTCCTAGAATTATTGAACAGCTGTGGGATAAAGAATTAATTCATGATGTTGCCGGTTTGTATCGGCTTAATCATGATCAATTATTAACTTTAGATAAATTTGGTGAGAAATCGACCGCTAACCTATTGACATCGATCGATAATAGTCGTAATAATTCTGTCGAGCGCTTATTATTTGGTCTTGGAATTCGTCATGTAGGTGCAAAGGCTGCTCGAATTATCATGGAACATTTTGGTGACCTTGATAGCTTAATGAAGGCTGATGCCGATGAAATTTCTGCGATTAGTGGAATTGGGCCAACAATTGGCGAAAGTATCGTAACTTATTTTGCTAATCAACAGGTTGTTAAATTAATTGACGAATTACGAGAAGTTGGGGTAAACTTTGCTTATCTTGGCTCACGGTCAAATGCTAATCCTGATAGCGAATGGAATGGTCGGCGAGTAGTACTGACTGGTAAGCTAACTGAAATGACTCGTGGGGAAGCAAAATCATGGCTTGAAAACCACGGGGCTAAGGTAACCGAAAGTGTCTCAAAGAAAACAGATATTGTCATTGCTGGGGCTGATGCTGGTAGTAAGCTAACAAAAGCTCAAAACTTGGGTATTGATGTATGGAATGAACAGCAATTCAGCCAAGCAATGAAGGAGGAACAGTAA
- the pcrA gene encoding DNA helicase PcrA codes for MNNGQALLEGMNDKQSEAVLTTEGPLLVMAGAGSGKTRVLTHRVAYLIEENGVLPWNILAITFTNKAAREMKERVGKLLGESANEIWVSTFHALCVRILRRDIEKIGYNRAFTIADTSEQRTLMKRICAELNIDTKKFDPRSILSAISNAKNALLTPDDYSKEANSMFENMVARAYKLYQQELEANQALDFDDLIMKTIELLESDQETLEFYQDKFHYIHVDEYQDTNDAQYRLVNLLAQKYQNLCVVGDADQSIYGWRGANMNNILNFEHDYPQAKTVMLEQNYRSTQTILNAANEVIANNLYRKKKNLWTENGQGDKISYYRAQNEHDEAQFIVSKIKEEQEKHGYHFNDFAILYRTNAQSRMVEETFLKSSIPYTMVGGHKFYDRREIRDILAYLTLIVNPADSMSFERVVNTPKRGIGLTSVEHLRNFANENGWTLLKAAQNVDTASEITARTRNKIDEFGQLMANLTKQAEYLTLTDLTEQILELSGYNKMLSNDRSLEAQARRENLDEFKSVTQEYDEQHKDDDDPNLQKIINFLADLALVSDQDNVDEQAPAVTLMTLHAAKGLEFPVVFLVGMEEGIFPLSRALMEDDELEEERRLAYVGITRAKKKLYLTNAFSRLLYGRIQRNQPSRFVEEIDSELLQFENSPSGNSIKDSKLPFDRAAATATTYRDQQKRTYRSAGKRVKPITNTGTGADKVGWKTGDKVEHKKWGQGTVVKVNGSGNDMELDIAFPSQGVKRLLASFAPITKVQK; via the coding sequence GTGAATAACGGGCAAGCATTATTAGAAGGAATGAATGATAAGCAATCCGAAGCAGTATTAACTACAGAGGGACCATTATTAGTAATGGCCGGTGCTGGATCAGGAAAGACACGGGTTCTTACGCACCGGGTTGCTTACTTAATTGAAGAAAATGGTGTATTACCATGGAATATTTTAGCGATTACTTTTACCAACAAGGCTGCGCGCGAAATGAAAGAGCGGGTCGGTAAATTGCTTGGTGAAAGTGCTAATGAGATTTGGGTATCGACTTTTCATGCATTATGTGTTCGAATCCTCCGTCGTGATATTGAAAAAATTGGCTATAATCGCGCCTTTACGATTGCTGATACAAGTGAGCAACGGACGTTAATGAAGCGGATTTGCGCAGAATTAAATATTGATACTAAAAAATTTGATCCCCGCAGTATTTTAAGTGCGATTTCTAATGCTAAAAATGCTTTGTTGACGCCAGATGATTATAGCAAAGAAGCTAATAGTATGTTTGAAAACATGGTCGCGCGTGCATATAAGCTTTACCAACAAGAGTTAGAAGCTAATCAAGCATTAGATTTTGATGACCTGATTATGAAGACCATTGAGTTATTGGAAAGTGACCAAGAGACGCTTGAATTTTATCAAGATAAGTTCCACTATATCCATGTTGACGAATACCAGGATACAAACGATGCCCAATACCGGTTAGTTAATCTATTAGCGCAAAAGTACCAAAATCTGTGTGTGGTAGGGGATGCAGATCAGAGTATTTATGGTTGGCGTGGAGCTAATATGAACAATATTTTGAATTTTGAACATGATTATCCCCAAGCCAAGACGGTAATGCTTGAACAAAACTATCGATCAACGCAAACAATTTTAAATGCGGCAAATGAAGTTATTGCTAATAACCTTTATCGAAAAAAGAAGAATCTGTGGACGGAAAATGGTCAAGGGGATAAAATTTCGTATTACCGCGCGCAAAATGAACATGATGAAGCGCAGTTTATTGTTTCAAAGATTAAAGAAGAACAAGAAAAGCATGGCTATCACTTTAATGACTTTGCAATTCTTTATCGGACTAATGCACAGTCACGGATGGTTGAAGAAACTTTCTTGAAGAGTAGTATTCCTTATACGATGGTTGGTGGCCATAAATTCTATGACCGGCGTGAAATTCGTGATATTTTAGCATATTTAACCTTAATCGTTAATCCTGCCGATTCAATGAGCTTTGAACGAGTTGTTAATACGCCCAAACGAGGAATTGGTTTAACTAGTGTGGAACATCTTCGCAATTTCGCTAATGAAAATGGCTGGACACTATTAAAGGCAGCTCAAAATGTTGATACTGCTAGTGAAATTACTGCACGAACACGAAATAAAATTGATGAATTTGGTCAATTAATGGCTAACTTGACTAAACAAGCAGAATATCTCACATTAACTGATTTAACTGAACAGATTTTAGAGTTAAGTGGCTACAATAAAATGCTAAGTAATGATCGAAGCCTTGAAGCACAAGCTCGTCGTGAAAACCTTGATGAATTTAAGTCGGTTACACAAGAATATGATGAGCAGCATAAAGACGATGATGATCCTAACTTGCAAAAAATTATTAACTTTTTAGCTGATTTGGCCCTTGTCTCAGATCAAGATAATGTTGATGAACAAGCGCCAGCTGTAACTTTAATGACATTACATGCAGCTAAGGGACTTGAATTTCCAGTTGTTTTCCTTGTGGGAATGGAAGAAGGTATTTTCCCATTATCCCGAGCTTTAATGGAAGATGATGAATTGGAAGAAGAACGTCGCTTAGCCTATGTTGGAATTACACGGGCAAAGAAAAAGCTTTATCTTACTAATGCCTTTTCACGGTTACTTTATGGTCGTATCCAGCGTAACCAACCATCACGATTTGTAGAGGAAATTGATTCTGAGTTGTTACAGTTTGAAAATAGCCCATCAGGTAATAGCATTAAAGATAGTAAACTGCCATTTGATCGTGCTGCCGCAACCGCTACTACCTACCGTGATCAGCAAAAGCGGACATATCGCAGTGCTGGCAAGCGAGTTAAACCAATTACTAACACCGGAACTGGGGCCGATAAAGTTGGCTGGAAAACGGGCGATAAAGTTGAACACAAAAAGTGGGGCCAAGGAACAGTGGTCAAAGTTAACGGTAGTGGCAATGATATGGAATTAGATATTGCCTTTCCAAGTCAGGGTGTAAAACGGTTATTGGCAAGTTTTGCCCCAATTACGAAAGTACAAAAATAA
- a CDS encoding ATP-grasp domain-containing protein, translating to MGRDAIYPGSTLGIIGINRNGAALIAAAKKAGFNVGVYVDRSQPSVTKMADFTIVGAMNDRAKLTQFGEACDAIIYQTPNVDSRVLHFLSQYAVIPQGINALEIVQDRLMERAFLDQVNINIAPYVTVVSLDDVYQSIDSIGYPALLKPIQRGIGENSMLIERQSDITRAADFIDTGTYLLESWIEHTNEYTMTAATDGKDTEIFPLAQLHYNDKRQLISVATPANIHDDMLKEMQRIVKSVAASLEYRGVFSVNFYVTSTGTLYVKNIEPGLTSIANIYDVTANVDQYEEQLRSAVGMPLHVITPLQIGLLMVVRNYQSRAIQRQWLLKNNWQFRFFNDVGDDDQAILGFVWVTGGDNLAALKNQVDDTEVWNDQA from the coding sequence ATGGGCAGAGATGCTATTTACCCAGGTAGTACTTTAGGAATTATTGGAATTAATCGCAATGGAGCTGCACTTATTGCGGCAGCGAAAAAGGCAGGCTTTAATGTTGGTGTATATGTGGATCGTTCTCAGCCATCAGTAACTAAAATGGCTGACTTTACAATTGTAGGGGCAATGAATGATCGGGCAAAACTAACTCAGTTTGGGGAAGCATGTGATGCAATTATTTATCAAACCCCTAATGTCGATTCTCGCGTCCTGCACTTTTTGAGTCAATATGCAGTGATTCCTCAGGGGATTAATGCTCTTGAAATTGTTCAAGACCGGTTAATGGAACGAGCTTTCCTAGATCAAGTGAATATTAATATTGCCCCATATGTGACGGTGGTTAGTTTAGATGATGTTTATCAATCAATTGATTCCATCGGCTATCCTGCACTGTTAAAACCCATCCAACGAGGAATTGGGGAAAATTCAATGCTGATTGAGCGCCAATCTGATATTACTCGCGCCGCTGATTTTATTGATACTGGTACATATTTACTGGAATCGTGGATTGAACATACAAATGAATATACGATGACAGCGGCAACTGATGGAAAAGATACAGAGATTTTCCCACTTGCTCAGCTTCATTACAATGACAAGCGGCAATTGATTTCTGTTGCGACACCAGCAAATATTCACGATGATATGTTAAAAGAGATGCAGCGGATTGTAAAAAGTGTTGCAGCATCTTTGGAGTATCGGGGTGTATTTTCGGTTAACTTTTATGTTACTTCTACTGGTACCCTCTATGTAAAGAATATCGAACCAGGGCTAACGTCGATTGCTAATATTTATGATGTCACGGCAAATGTTGACCAGTATGAAGAACAATTAAGAAGTGCGGTTGGGATGCCCCTGCATGTTATTACGCCATTACAAATTGGCTTATTGATGGTCGTTCGCAATTATCAATCACGAGCAATTCAACGGCAATGGTTGTTGAAGAATAACTGGCAATTTAGGTTCTTTAATGATGTTGGGGATGACGATCAGGCAATTCTAGGCTTTGTCTGGGTAACTGGCGGCGATAACTTGGCAGCCTTAAAGAATCAGGTTGACGATACTGAAGTTTGGAACGACCAAGCTTGA
- a CDS encoding xanthine phosphoribosyltransferase, with the protein MKELEEKIKEYGTVLPGNVLKVDAFLNHQVDPQLMLHIGQKFAKLFANEGITKIWTVESSGIAPAVMTGLEMNLPVIFARKHKSLTLNQNMYTADVYSYTKKTTNRISISKKYVDADDKILMIDDFLANGQAVEGLLEIADQAGVQVAGAGIVIEKSFQPGAGELKERGIRVESLARIQSLSDNKVEFVKD; encoded by the coding sequence ATGAAAGAGCTAGAAGAAAAAATTAAGGAATATGGGACTGTTTTACCGGGTAATGTTTTAAAAGTGGATGCCTTTTTGAACCATCAAGTTGATCCTCAATTAATGTTGCATATCGGTCAAAAATTTGCCAAACTTTTCGCTAATGAAGGTATTACTAAAATTTGGACAGTTGAATCATCAGGAATTGCGCCAGCTGTAATGACAGGGTTGGAAATGAACCTCCCAGTTATTTTTGCTCGTAAGCATAAGAGCCTTACTCTTAACCAAAATATGTATACTGCTGATGTATATTCATATACCAAGAAAACAACCAATCGGATTTCAATTTCTAAAAAGTATGTAGATGCTGACGATAAAATTTTAATGATTGATGATTTCTTGGCTAATGGTCAAGCAGTAGAGGGATTATTAGAAATTGCTGATCAAGCAGGGGTTCAAGTAGCCGGTGCAGGAATAGTTATTGAAAAGAGCTTTCAACCTGGAGCTGGCGAACTAAAAGAACGTGGAATTCGTGTCGAATCATTGGCACGAATTCAATCATTGAGTGATAATAAAGTTGAATTCGTAAAAGACTAA